Below is a genomic region from Raphanus sativus cultivar WK10039 chromosome 4, ASM80110v3, whole genome shotgun sequence.
CACATATTCTGGGAATCAAGATGATGACTACATAATCTATGAATATGAGGTCGATGTACCTTGTGTAAGATAGCATTTGATTGACGAGCCTCTTTACCACCCTTCAGCAGAAGACCATTTCCACTTCGGATTGCAAGTGAAGCTATCTGTTTGGTTCATTAATAGCAATCAGTCTTTACATCTAAAGACCATAAAGGCCGATGATGTCCAGCGACATACCTGAACAAGTGCATCAGGTCGAGACTCAAAAACAATCAGAAGAACACCTAATGGTGATGAAGTCTTCTCTAAAACAAGACCATCTGCAATCTGTTACACAAGAAATTGTCAAGAACTCATGCCATGTATTTGAATCCTAGTTTGAGGATAGATGTTATCGTCCTCAGATTACCTCAGTTTTTGCTAAAACACGGCCTATTGGATCATCCATTTCAGCTAGCTGGCGAATGGAAGCTGCAAGGCTTGAGATCTATCAAGCACAAGAAACAAACAATGTAAATAACTGGTGCCATAGATTTAATCACACAGTGAATTACAGTCTTTACCTTGCCAGGCTTCATAACTAAGCGAGCTACCAAGGACTCTTCATATCCAGCTTGTTGTGCTGCAGCAACATCTAAATCATTCTCAGCTTTAATTGTTTTCTCATTAGCTTCAAGGGCGTTGGCTATATCGAGTAGAATGTTTTTCCTATCTTCTGACGACAAGGCCTGTTTAAGCAAAATTGCAAAACAAGGTCAAATCTCTGAATTAACACACACTTGCATCAAAGCCTTAACATTAACATTACCTGAAGCTTTCTAGAACTCTCCCTTGCAGCAACTGCCATCTCACGAGAAGTAGTATCTACAACCGGAGCCCACAAATGAGCATCTTGGTGGAACAGAGTTCCAACACGCAGTCCATTAAGGACTTTGGCTATATTCTCAGCTGCAAAGCCacttcaaaacaaacaaaaaacaagaaaagtATCACTGATCAGTCCCTTCTAGATTCAGATTATGAGTACCGAAGGGTCTTTTTACCTGGTGATGATAACAGGAATGCCACCATAAGCTGCACTAACAGCAGCTTTAACTTTTGCAGTCATACCCCCTCGTCCTAATTTGGACTTTTCGCCGAACGTGATCTCTTCCTGGTGTTTTTCTTTGATGTAGGTGTGGATCAACGTTGAGTTAGGATCGCTTGGAGGGCCAGTGTAAAGACCCTCAACATCACTTAGAAGAATCAAAAGATCAGCTTTCAGCTCCAGTGAGAGTAGAGCAGCTAAACTGTCATTATCCCAGAATATACCAGTAGAATCCTGCATAGGTTAAAAGATTCAGTACAGTCACAATTGGTAACGCTTAGTAGAAGTTGAACAAACCTTGTAAGGGGCTTTACGAGTGCTAATAGCATCATTCTCGTTGAAAACAGGAATAACCCTCATCTTCATCATGGCTTTGACGGTTTCACTAAGTTGCTTTCTGAAATCCTTATCTCTAAAATCCTTATCAGTCACCAGCATTTGAGCCACCGTCACATCCATCTACCCAAGAGAAAACACCATTAGTACTCAAAATGGTAGCCaacaatcaaaagaaaaaaataaaagaaggaaAGTCAGATCACATCACCTGGTCAAACATAGTCTCATAGTAAGCCATGAGACTGCTCTGTCCAACAGCAGCACAAGCCTTCCCATCAAGTTCATG
It encodes:
- the LOC108855262 gene encoding delta-1-pyrroline-5-carboxylate synthase B-like, whose amino-acid sequence is MAETDRSRAFTKNVKRIVVKVGTAVVTGKDGRLALGRLGAICEQLAELNSEGFEVILVSSGAVGLGRQRLRYRQLVNSSFADLQKPQHELDGKACAAVGQSSLMAYYETMFDQMDVTVAQMLVTDKDFRDKDFRKQLSETVKAMMKMRVIPVFNENDAISTRKAPYKDSTGIFWDNDSLAALLSLELKADLLILLSDVEGLYTGPPSDPNSTLIHTYIKEKHQEEITFGEKSKLGRGGMTAKVKAAVSAAYGGIPVIITSGFAAENIAKVLNGLRVGTLFHQDAHLWAPVVDTTSREMAVAARESSRKLQALSSEDRKNILLDIANALEANEKTIKAENDLDVAAAQQAGYEESLVARLVMKPGKISSLAASIRQLAEMDDPIGRVLAKTEIADGLVLEKTSSPLGVLLIVFESRPDALVQIASLAIRSGNGLLLKGGKEARQSNAILHKVITDAIPKTVGGKLIGLVTSREEIPDLLKLDDVIDLVIPRGSNKLVSQIKNSTKIPVLGHADGICHVYVDKSCNVDMAKRVVSDAKLDYPAACNAMETLLVHKDLEDNGVLKELIYALQANGVTLYGGPGASGKLNIPETKSFHHEYSSKACTVEIVEDVHGAIDHIHNHGSAHTDCIVTEDGEVAEIFLRQVDSAAVFHNASTRFCDGFRFGLGAEVGISTSRIHARGPVGVEGLLTTRWIMRGQGQVVEADKGVAYTHKDLPVLKRTEAVENGC